The following are encoded together in the Ralstonia insidiosa genome:
- a CDS encoding muconate/chloromuconate family cycloisomerase, with the protein MIRSIEAILVDVPTIRPHKLSVATMHTQTLVLVHVCCEDGIEGWGEATTIGGLNYGEESPESIKVNIDTHIAPLLIGMDARNVAAAMAKVRKTIQGNRFAKCALETALLDAQARRLNVPLSELLGGRLRDALPVAWTLASGDTNKDIAEAEKMLAERRHRIFKLKIGLRPVADDVAHVLAIKRALGDAVSVRVDVNQAWSELDAANGIAALQAGGIDLIEQPVRAENRAALERLARQFAVPMMADEALHGPRDAFELACSAGADVFAVKIAQSGGLVPAMQVAAIAQLAGISLYGGTMLEGAVGTAASAHVFSTFGDLQFGTELFGPLLLTQELLTEPLQYRDFMLQVPTGPGLGIQIDRDKLARLRRQ; encoded by the coding sequence ATGATTCGCTCGATCGAGGCCATTCTAGTGGATGTGCCCACCATCCGTCCGCACAAGCTCTCTGTCGCCACCATGCACACCCAGACGCTGGTGCTCGTGCACGTGTGCTGCGAAGACGGCATCGAAGGCTGGGGCGAGGCCACCACCATCGGTGGCCTCAACTACGGCGAAGAGAGCCCCGAGAGCATCAAGGTCAACATCGACACGCATATCGCGCCGCTGCTGATCGGCATGGATGCGCGGAACGTGGCCGCCGCCATGGCCAAAGTGCGCAAGACCATCCAGGGCAACCGCTTTGCCAAGTGCGCGCTGGAAACGGCGTTGCTCGATGCACAGGCGCGCCGGCTGAACGTGCCACTGTCGGAACTGCTCGGCGGCCGTTTGCGTGACGCGCTGCCGGTGGCCTGGACGCTCGCCAGCGGCGACACGAACAAGGACATTGCCGAGGCAGAAAAGATGTTGGCCGAGCGCCGCCACCGCATCTTCAAGCTGAAGATCGGCCTGCGCCCGGTGGCGGACGACGTGGCGCACGTGCTGGCGATCAAGCGCGCACTGGGTGATGCCGTGAGCGTGCGTGTGGACGTCAACCAGGCCTGGAGCGAACTCGACGCCGCCAACGGCATCGCCGCACTGCAAGCCGGTGGCATCGACCTGATCGAACAACCGGTGCGCGCCGAAAACCGCGCCGCACTCGAACGCCTGGCCCGCCAGTTCGCTGTGCCGATGATGGCCGACGAAGCGCTGCACGGTCCGCGTGATGCCTTCGAACTCGCCTGCAGTGCCGGCGCCGATGTGTTCGCCGTGAAGATTGCGCAGTCCGGCGGCCTGGTCCCGGCCATGCAGGTGGCGGCCATCGCGCAGCTTGCGGGCATCAGCCTCTACGGCGGAACGATGCTCGAAGGCGCGGTTGGCACGGCTGCTTCGGCACACGTGTTTTCTACCTTCGGCGATCTGCAGTTCGGCACCGAGTTGTTCGGCCCCTTGTTGCTCACGCAAGAACTGCTGACCGAGCCGCTGCAGTACCGCGACTTTATGTTGCAGGTGCCCACCGGCCCCGGCCTGGGCATCCAGATCGACCGCGACAAGCTCGCGCGCCTACGCCGCCAATAA
- a CDS encoding LysR family transcriptional regulator — protein sequence MELRHLRYFVAVAEELNFTRAAERLHIAQPPLSRQIQQLEEEIGVLLFERGSRPLKLTEAGRFFHAHARQLLAQTAELASMTQRVGQIERRMSIGFVASTLYGMLPKVIRRFRAEYPMVDLTMHEMTTMDQIQALKDGRIDVGFGRIRYEDPNVRRILLRDERLIVALPSGHALLEAKPAVSLRDLVGETLIIYPRAPRPSYADQVLALFHDRALEPARIYEARELQIALGLVAAGEGVSVVPRSVAGLQREDVSYMELDDPQLVSPIIFSTRLLDESEDIQAMLNLTYRLYEEQKIPHYRPT from the coding sequence ATGGAACTGCGCCACCTGCGCTACTTCGTGGCTGTTGCTGAAGAGCTGAACTTCACGCGCGCGGCCGAGCGCTTGCATATCGCCCAGCCGCCGCTCTCGCGGCAGATTCAGCAGCTCGAAGAGGAAATCGGCGTGCTGCTGTTCGAGCGCGGCAGCCGCCCGCTCAAGCTGACCGAAGCCGGCCGCTTCTTCCATGCGCACGCGCGCCAATTGCTGGCGCAGACGGCCGAGCTGGCATCCATGACGCAGCGCGTGGGGCAGATCGAGCGGCGCATGTCGATCGGCTTCGTCGCTTCAACGCTGTACGGGATGCTGCCGAAGGTGATCCGGCGCTTTCGGGCGGAGTACCCAATGGTCGATCTGACCATGCACGAGATGACCACCATGGACCAGATCCAGGCGCTCAAGGACGGCCGCATCGACGTGGGCTTCGGCCGTATCCGCTATGAAGACCCGAACGTGCGACGCATCCTGCTGCGCGATGAGCGCCTGATCGTTGCCTTGCCTTCAGGGCACGCGTTGCTTGAGGCCAAACCGGCGGTCTCGCTGCGCGATCTGGTGGGCGAGACGCTCATCATCTACCCCCGTGCGCCGCGCCCGAGCTATGCCGACCAGGTGCTCGCGCTGTTCCACGATCGCGCCCTGGAGCCGGCCAGGATCTACGAGGCAAGGGAATTGCAAATCGCCTTGGGGCTGGTGGCGGCGGGCGAAGGCGTATCGGTGGTGCCGCGCAGCGTGGCCGGTCTGCAGCGCGAAGATGTCAGTTATATGGAACTGGACGACCCGCAGCTGGTCTCGCCCATTATCTTCAGCACGCGCCTGCTGGATGAGTCGGAAGACATCCAGGCCATGCTGAACCTGACCTACCGGCTGTACGAAGAGCAGAAAATTCCGCACTACCGGCCAACGTAA